The Athene noctua chromosome 31, bAthNoc1.hap1.1, whole genome shotgun sequence sequence GGCAGTGCCGGACGAGGGGGTCGACAAGGGCTCCGTCCAGCCCTACATCGTTGGTGAGCACAGGGggacccagagggacctgggtgTCACGGGAGGCATGTGGGCATcttggaggggcgggggggggaacacTGGTATATggggggacacagtgtgtggggttGGGGACCCTGGCATGTGGAAGGGACCCAGGCATTTGGGGAGCCTCGTGTAGAGAGAGCCTTGTGGTGTTGGGTATGGGGTCCCCAGTGTTGGGGGCCCTTGTGGGGGGCGGGGTTGGGGTCCCCAGTGCTGGCATGGGGTCCCCAGCTCCCCTCCTGCAGGCGCCCAGAGCCcggagcagcaggagctgctggcccgGCATGGCCCGGCACGGCCCGTCTTCGTGGAGGGGCCGTTCCCCCTCTGGCTGCGCAGCACCCGCCTGTGCTACTACGTGCTGCGGggggaccccctgcccccccacctgCGGGTGAGCCTGACGGACCGCGGGGCTCCGGAGGGGATGGGAGGGGACTGGACGAAACCTGCCATTGCTTGGGATGAGGTGGAAGGGGAGAAAGCCCCCAGGGCACTGGAGGGGGTGGGACATGGTTACAGAGAGGTTCCCCTGACCCAGGACAGGAAGGGCTGGGACCCCCATGGCCCAGGTCCAGGATGGGTGGGAGGGGGCTCTCGTGGCCCAgaaggggatgggatgggacccCCAGGGCTCAGGACAGGTGAGCAGGGAGGGGCCTCCCTGGCCAAAGACAGGAGGGGAGCCCTGGCCCAGGGCGGGTAGGAGGGGACACCCTGCCTCTGCCTCCACCAGGAGGAGCCCCCAGACCCCGAGCGCAGCCTGTACTACCCCCTGTACCTCGACCTGGACCTGGACCGTGGCCCCTGGGATGATGATGAATTCGATGTGGACGAGGGTAAGgctggggggcaggggcagggggggatcCCCGTGTCTTCCCTGTCCCCCTGACCTGTCCCCTGCAGTGGAGGAGGGCCCTGTCTTCGCGCTGTGCATGGCGGGGGCAGGTGACCGGCACACGCTGGGCAAGTGGATCACGGGGCTGCAGGAGACGAACCCCGTCCTCGGGCACACCCCTGTCATCTTCCGCCTGGAGGATGGGGACTCCCCAGCTGGCACCCTCGGGGATCCCCCTGCACCCTGCCTGGGGGCGGTCCCTCCCCTGCCTGTGGTGCTGGAGCCCTCCGACCCGCCGCAGGGACATGGGCACGGCACCCGGGGCAACACCGCCGGCCCTGGGAGTGGTGGGGGGCCTGgtgctgcccccccagccctgggggaatAAAGGAGGTGCTGGCAATGGAGTGGGGTGTCTTGTGTtagggctgctggggggcagcgCCCTGGGAGCGTTGCAGGGTGAGGGGCAGCAGGGGGGCGCTggggggatggagggatggggtggggggaaggggtttggggtgatttggtgggatatgggggggagatttaggggtttatggggggatatgggggatatAAGGGGTATTTTGGAAGGATATGGGGGATtttggtgggatatggaggggtttggggggcatatggggaggttttgggggtgatCTGGGAGGATTTGATGGGATATGGGGGGTGGTTTGTGGAGGATGGGGGAagatttgggggtgttttggggaatATGGGAGATATAAGTGGTATTTTGGAAGgatgtggggggggtggggtgacATGGagaggttttgaggtgatttggggagatatggggggatttgggggcgtTTGGGGGCATATGGAGAGGTTTTGGGGATGATTTGAGGAGATGCGGGAGGGTCTGGGGGGCGatttggggagatggggggagggcagggctcCGCGCATGCGCGCCGAGCTCCCTCCGAGCAGAGCCTGGCGGAAGCGAGCGCGCATGCGCGTTGGGCGCCGCCGtggcgccgctccccgcccgccctccgGCTGCTACGCGCACGCGCACTGCGCCGCGCCGCGCCTTCCTTTGCAAAAAACGGCGCGAACGGGGCCGGAAGCGGAAGTGGCGGCGGCGGCGTCATCGGCGGCGCGCCGCGGCGCGCGGCGACGGGCCCGGCATGAGCGCGGCcgagcggggcccggccccggggggcggcggtagccccggccccgggggcggccccgggcgaggctcggcggcggagccgggcggcggcggcggccggaaggcgcgggggcggccgcggctgACGGAGTCTgaccgggcgcggcggcggctggagTCGCGGAAGAAGTACGACGTGCGGCGGGTGTACCTGGGCGAGGCGCACGGGCCCTGGGTTGACCTGCGCCGCCGCAGCGGCTGGAGCGATGCCAAGCTGGCGGCCTacctgctggggctggagcgggggcagCGCGCCGGGCGGCGCGGGTGAGCGGGGCTGGAGAGCCGGGGGGGACCGGGAGCTCGGgtgccccttcccctcctgcagcTCTCGGGGGCCGACCCCCCCGGGGGGAGGGGCGCCCCTATTTGTCCCCAGGTCACTGCCCCTCTCTCCGCAGGAAGCCGTGGGAGCAGATCCCTAAAAAGCCCAAACGGAAGAAAAGTGAGTGctgagggggcgggggggagctggggcGTGAGCGGGTCCCCCGGGCCGGGGCATACTGGGAGGGCTCAGGCCTCAGGTAGGAGGTCTTGGGCTGCCAGGGGCGCAGGCAAGGGGCTGGGGGCGATGGGGAATGGggctggggtgcggggggggccaggatgggggctggggcagcagggggaCTctggggatggggcggggggtgccaggctgccagcagccctcCCCCAGGGCGGCGGCGCAATGTGAACTGCCTGCGGCATGCGGTGATCTGGTACGAGGACCACCGGCAGCGCTGCCCCTACGAGCCGCGGCTGGCGGAGCTGGACCCCTCGGTGGGGCTCTACACCACGGCCGTCTGGCAGTGCGAGCGAGGGCACCGCTACTTCCAGGACCTGCACTCGCCTCTGCGGCCCCTCAGCGACTCCGACGGGGACAGTGATGACGGTGTGTGACGGGGGGGCGTGGTGGGGCCTGCGGTCCcgcggggaaggggctggggacaCTCCTCTGGGCAGTGGGGCTCCAGGACAGGACCCAGGGGTGGTCTGGGTGACCTGACTGCATCTTTTGGGGGCCTGGGCTGTGGGTGGGGGCTCCAGGGGACTCCTTTGGCACTCAGGTGATTTTTTTaggggggcaggagggacccTCTTTGGCACTTGGGGCATGTTCCTTTGGGGGCTCCCCTTGATTTTCCCTTTCCTACAGCAGCGGCTcctggcagctcctcctcctcctcagggggcTGCAGCTCGGGCTCGGAGGCGACACCAGGGGGGGCCCCATCGATGCCGGGGGGGGTGGCAGTGCCCCCCCCGGGAGCTCCAGGCCCCCCTGAGGGTGCCGTGGAGGGGCGGGGAGCAGCGCTGGAGGCTGTGGTCTGTgtgccgctgccgctgcctctgcGACTGGGTGCGGGCCGGGGTACGCTGACCGAGGCGgggccccccaccctgctgcagggGCCCCCCCTCCTTATCCTGGCTAGCCCTGGCTATGATGCGCTGGGGGGACTGCAGCTGGACGTGGCGGGGGACGAGGTGCCCTGCGCtctgctggagggggggggtgccttcccccaccccccctggACTCCCACCTCCCTAAGACAGGTATGAGGGGGGCAGGGGTCAGGGGGATGAGGTGGATTGGGGTGATGAGACCTTGTCTGGGGGGATTAGGGTgctggaggggttgggggggggcatCATGGTGAGGGTGGGGCCGGGGTGGGTTGGTGTCAGGAATCGAGGAgatcagggggctggggggggattgggggctggggggcaccagTGCCTCACTTGCCACGCTGATGGCAGAGGAGGACGAGGTGCTGGGGCTGAAGCAGGAGGAGGTGCCCCTCCCTGCCGCCGagccccccccacagccccctccggagccccccgggagccccccccgccccccctggCTGAGGATGCTGACGGTGGTGACGTGTCGGCCATCATCTACGAGATCCCCAAAGAGCCTGAGAGGTCAGGGGGCGGGGGCTGGGGGTCACTTGAGTTctggggaggtgggggctgggggggtgatgtcgggtcagggctggggaggggagttTGGGGTGTCCCTAGGGGGTCAGGGGAAGCGTCAGATATTGGGACAGGCTTTTGGGGTCGCTACAAGGCTCCTGTTTCTGGGGACATGAAAaggggctcagggctggggaaGCCTTGGGGGGGTTACaagggtctgggggggctgcagggattAGGTTTGTTTTAGGGGTGAGTGAGATTTTAATGGTTACAGAGATCTTggggatgggggagggggggctgggagAGTTTCCTGGTGctgtgggggggtttgggggtacTTTGGGTGTGTGGGAACTGTTTGGATTTGTGAAGGGGTTCAGGAATCCTCAGGCCTGTCGCGGGATATTGGACAAGGTCCCCCAgtgctgggcccccccccccccccccccccccccccgtactgTGGCCTGTGGGGTGTCTAATCCAGGGCTGTGATTTTCTCCCCATCCCCCGCGCAGGCGGCGGCGGAGCAGgcggggccgtgccccccccccagaccccgaGGAGCTCCCGGAGCCGATCGCCTGCCCCTACGCGGGCTGCGGGCAGGTCTACGTCGCGCTCAGCAGCTTCCAGGTGCAGCCTCCCCCCCACAccgctccccccagctccccggtgctccccagggcccccccttacctttccaccccccccaccccagaacCACGTCAACCTGGTGCACCGCAAGGGCCGGACCCAGCAGTGCCCCCAGCCTGGCTGCGGGAAGAGGTTTTACCTGGCCAACCACCTGCGCCGGCACATGGTCATCCACTCCGGTGAgaccccgcggcccccccgcggcccccccatGTCCCTTTCACGTCCTCCTAACGTCCCCCCATGTCCGTCCCCCCCAGGTGTGCGGGAGTTCACTTGCGAGACCTGCGGGAAATCCTTCAAGCGCAAGAACCACCTGGAGGTGCACAGGCGGACGCACACCGgggagaccccccctgcagtgagtGGGGGGGGCTCTGGAGAGGGCACCGGGGAGCCCCCCCACGTGTGGGCAGGGATatggtgcagctgctgctgcatagAGTGATGGGGGGGGAGGTGTGGCATgatgggggacacccccccccccccccagtccctctgagCTCTCCCAATCTGCTCCCCCCAAGTGTGAGCTCTGGGGGtgcccccccttacccccccttctccccccaggTGTGAGCTCTGGGGGTGCCCCTCAGCCCCCCCTTGCCCCCTCCTTCCAGGTGTGAGCTCTGCgggtgccccccctcacccccccttgTCCCCCAGGTGTGAGCTCTGCGGGTACCGCTGCCGCCAGCGTGCCTCCCTGACGTGGCACATGCGGCGCCACGGGGCCCCCCCCGCGCTGCGCCCCTTCCCCTGCGAGCGCTGCGGGAGACGCTTCGAGCGCCCCGAGGGCCTCAAGTTCCACGCGCTCAAGAGCCACCCCGAGCCCCGAGGCACTTAGAGGGTGACCCCCTCGGGGGGCCTCCGGgtcaccccccctgccctggggtgGTGTCGTGGCCCGTGGAGATGAGGAGGTGCCTCCTGGGGGGTCCTGACCCCCCCCACGGGGCACCCTCAGCTCCCTGCAGTTGGTGAAGCCCCTCATCCccccctggggctgccctgggggcCCCCAACACCGGGGGGCTCCCGACACCCCCAGGATCTCCCCATTCCCCCgtgccctgcctccccccccccattaaTTTATTTCCTGACTCAGTTGTCGTGTGTcccgtccccctgccccccatccccCGAGGCAGCTGGgtgttggggcgggggggggggcgggggggacccTGGTTTTGTCTTGGGagagcagccccggcccccccggggcccccccagtTCCATTAAAGCGAAGGCTTTTACTCGCTGCCTCCTGCTCTCTGCCCGGGAgccgcggggggggcctggcgcgctgggggggggcagcggagccgcggggggggccagggccctgccggggggggtgggggggtcacacACCCGGTGCCCCCCCGCGCGGGGgtcgcggccccgcccccgctgGGAGGGGCCCCCTCGGGCCCGCCCCGGCGCTGTCCCCGGTGCTGAaccggcggcggctccgcccgcACCGGGCGCCGGGtccctccgcgcccccccgggcccggcagTGCCGCAGCGGCGTCCTCACCGCGCCGCCCCCTCCTCCAtcacctcctgcccttcctcatcctcttccaTCACCCCGTTTTCCTTACAccgcccccccccttcctcctccatcacacacaccgccccccccccgctttctcctccttcatcctcctcctcctccttcccccccgaccgcccccccctcctccttcttcccccgcccccccttctcctcctcctcgggTCACgtgggcgggccgggggggggggctataggcGGTGTCTATAGGGGGGTCTTGGGGGGCGTCGGGGGGCCCCGCCCGCTCGGCAGCCAATGGGCTTCGCCGGGGGGGCTGGAGCGGGCCGTGGGGGGCAGGACCATTTTGGGGTGTCGGGGGGGCCGGACCGACCCAcctgcgggcgggggggcggaCGGAGCCAtcgaggagcggggagggggggccgggccgcgcccaCCGTggcggtttgggggggccccgccccgcggccgcccaaGGACGTTTAAAGGACCGACGGGGCCACCGCTCACAGCGCCTGACGCCGCGGCTGAgaccccccgcgcccccccacctcggggccccccgcagccccccgagcCCGCTGGGCCGTGCGGGGGCCCCCCCCGAGCAGCCCCCGCGGCCACGGCCCCGCGACGATGGTGACGGTAGGAGCGGGGGGAGGGGCCGCGGGGGTTGGGGGTGTCGTCGGGGGGGCGCGGCCGGCACCCCCAGCGTCCTCCATCTCCCAAAAGACCCGTCCCGTgcatgtcccccccccccccggctccccagcATCTACCATCCCCCTGCTCCCTGGGTCCCCGCACCCCCAcgtccccctgctccccccctccctcaCCAATCCTCTagccccccccattccccccccccatcATCTCTGCGTCCCCCCCACGATGCCCCTACGGGCGTGTGACACACTTGGGTGGGGACGGGGGCGCCGGCGCTtgcacgcacacgcgtgtgcaccctATGTATTGGTGTGCGACGGACACGCGTGTCACGGGGCGTGTTGGCCGAGTGGCATCTGCTGTGCGGGAACACGCGTGTGCCCCGTGTGCTCGCGTGGGACATGCGTGTGCaagggggggacacgacacagctgtcccccgtgtccccccccgcaaTCCTTCCTCTCCGTTTGGCACCGGGGCCCTGCGGAGCCGCTGCCgcacgcacacgcgtgtgcgcagGGTGGTGGGGCCCGCACAcaggtgcacacgcgtgtgcccgcGCACACGCCTCCTCCGCTTCGGCGCGTGGGCGCGGGGACACGTGTGTGCGGGGAGGGGACACGCGGGGCGGAGGCGGGTGTCGCCGCGGCGGCTGCGGGTCCGGCTGCGCCTCCGGGGCCGCGTCGCCCGTAAATCCCATTTTCTCAATCCGATTTGGTGATTTTCGGCTTTTCCACTTTCACTTTTCTCGCCGGCTAATTTCGTCGCTGCCCCGCGGCTGGACAgacggacacacggacagactgggtgtcccccccctcgCTCGGGCCGGGCCCCCCTGTCCCCCTCGTTCCCCTTAAAGGCGCAGTGTCCCCCCACGAGGGaccccggcgccccccccgccccgtttcAGCCCCTGGTCAGTTCccggcgggcccgggccgggccgcggccgtgGCTGGCGGCCCCGGGTGTCCCGTCTCCCGGGGACAAAGGCCCATTGTCCCCCGCTATTgtgcgggggggggaggggcgggggctCCTCCGCACAATGGGGGATTATCCCCCGGGGGGAGGGGCGCGACGGAAGCCGGAGTGTCccgtgtgtcgtgtcccccccctcgGCTTTGGGGCTGCGGGAGCCGGGACACCTCGGTCCCCTCGTCCCTGCTGGGGGAGGGGCGTCCCGAGGGGCCCACTGCCCCCACGTGCCCACCCGAGTTGTCCTTGTCCCCCCCCACGCTGTCCTCATCCCCGTGGCTCCATCCCCGTGTCACCTCGGCGATGACTCTGTGTCCCCACCACCTGGGGTTCCTCGTGCCTCTCGCCCTGTCCCCCCCGCTGTCCCTGTGACGGGGACACCCTGGTGACCCCCCCGTCCCCTCAGCAGATCCTGAGCACAGTGGAGGCCCAGGCTCCCAGCACCCCGGGGCCGTCAGGCTGCGGCCCCGTCCCCGTGGCCGTGCCGGTGGTGGCGGTGCCAGGgccgggggtggcggcggcgctgcccaatggggcccccccaggcccccccgtGGCCGATGACAGCAAAACCAACCTGATCGTCAACTACCTGCCCCAGAGCATGAGCCAGGAGGAGCTGCGGAGCCTCTTTGGCAGCCTGGGGGACATCGAGTCCTGCAAGCTTGTCCGCGACAAGGTCACTGGTATGGGACAGGGGGGACGGGACGCGGGGAGAAAGGACACGGGCAGATGGGACACGGGGACGGGGAGATGGGACACGGGACATGGGCAGATAAGACATGGGGACATGGTGCATGGGGACACTGGATGTGGGGACCTgcggggacagggatgggcacGTGGATGGGATCACAGGGACAGGGACAACTCCAGGAACCTCTCTGGGGATGTCGGGTCCTGCAAGCACGACCCCAGGGACGTGGGGACCCACAGGGACAGAGATGAAGACGGGATGGAAACGGGCcttggggacaggggtggggatggggactggGCATGGCGTGACTGGGCCCGTGCTGGGGCCACCCTCGGTGCTGACCCTGTGCTccagggcagagcctgggctATGGCTTTGTCAACTACGTTGAGGCGGGTGACGCCGACAAGGCCATCAGTACCCTCAACGGCCTCAAGCTGCAGACCAAGACCATCAAGGTGCAGATGCTGGGGTCTCTCGGGGGGGTGGGCACCAGGGATTCCTCGGGGGTTGGGGTGGaagctgggggtccctggggggtggTTGGGCACCAGGGGGTCCCTCAGCGGGGTGGACACTGGGTGGGGGTCCTTTGGTGGGGGCAGGTGCCTGGGTCCCTGGGTGGGCCCATGGGTGGGGGAGGCAGCTCTGTGGACACCCAGGTCCCCAgggctgaccccccccccccccaggtgtcCTACGCTCGGCCCAGCTCAGCCTCCATCCGTGATGCCAACCTCTATGTGAGCGGCCTCCCCAAGGCCATGGGGCAGAAGGAGATGGAGCAGCTCTTCTCCCAGTACGGCCGCATCATCACCTCCCGCATCCTCATCGACCAGGTCACAGGTGTGCCTGGACGCCTGGGTCCCctggcaggagggggctgcccaGACGCCCGGGTTCCCAGGAGGGTCTGCAGGGTGGGGGGATGTCACCTGGGTGCCTGGGTCCCAGGGGTGGGCAGTGGGgtgcctgggagggagggagggtgttCCTTGGACACGGGGGTCCCATGGGTGGGCTTGGGGGGGATCCCCCAGGTGCTGGGGTCCCACGGGTGGGTCCGTGCCTGTGACTCCCTGGATGCCTGGCTCCCGCGCAGCGGGGTCTCAGGGCTCTGTCCCCCGGCTGCCCTGTGCGCAGGTGTCTCGCGGGGGGTGGGCTTCATCCGCTTCGACAAGCGCGTGGAGGCAGAGGAGGCCGTCCGGGGACTGCACGGGCAGAAACCGCTGGGCGCCGCCGAGCCCATCACTGTCAAGTTCGCCAACAGCCCAGGCCAGAAGTCAGGGGGGGCCCTGCTcagcctctgccccagcaccCGCCGCTATGGTGCTCTGCATCACCCCCCCCAGCGCTTCCGGTGAGCCCAGCGTgcccgggggtccccggggggtGGGACACCCCCAGGAATGGGAGCGCCCCTCAGGAGATGAGTGTGGGAGCATCCCCAATGCCACGCGAATGCTCCCCAGGGGACGGGGCCACTACAGGGCGTGGGACACCCCCAGGGCACAGAGACGCCACCCTTGTGTCCCCTCCTGACGGCCTCTTGTCCTCTCCAGGCTCGACAATTTGCTGAACGTGGCCTACGGCGTGAAGAGGTAAcggcccctccccaccacccagTCCCCCCCTAGTCCAGCTCTGCACCCCCAGCTCCGTATGCAGGCGGGGGGCCCTGGCAGGAGGGCACCCATGTGTCCTGGGGGGGTAACCCGGCGTCCGGACGCCCTGACCCCAGGCCAGCCCGCTGTCGCTGCTGCCCAGGTTCTCCCCGTTGGCCATCGAGGCAGTGCCAGGGCTGGCCGGGGTGGGCCTGGGGGCCCCCGGCGCTGGCTGGTGCATCTTCGTCTACAACCTGGCACCCGAGGCGGACGAGAGCGTCCTCTGGCAGCTCTTCGGGCCCTTTGGTGCTGTCACCAACGTCAAGGTCATCCGTGACTTCGCCACCAACAAGTGCAAGGGCTTTGGCTTCGTCACCATGACCAACTACGAGGAGGCGGCCATGGCCATCGCCAGCCTCAACGGCTACCGCCTGGGC is a genomic window containing:
- the ELAVL3 gene encoding ELAV-like protein 3 isoform X1, which translates into the protein MVTQILSTVEAQAPSTPGPSGCGPVPVAVPVVAVPGPGVAAALPNGAPPGPPVADDSKTNLIVNYLPQSMSQEELRSLFGSLGDIESCKLVRDKVTGQSLGYGFVNYVEAGDADKAISTLNGLKLQTKTIKVSYARPSSASIRDANLYVSGLPKAMGQKEMEQLFSQYGRIITSRILIDQVTGVSRGVGFIRFDKRVEAEEAVRGLHGQKPLGAAEPITVKFANSPGQKSGGALLSLCPSTRRYGALHHPPQRFRLDNLLNVAYGVKSPLSLLPRFSPLAIEAVPGLAGVGLGAPGAGWCIFVYNLAPEADESVLWQLFGPFGAVTNVKVIRDFATNKCKGFGFVTMTNYEEAAMAIASLNGYRLGDRVLQVSFKTSKQHKA
- the ELAVL3 gene encoding ELAV-like protein 3 isoform X2, coding for MVTQILSTVEAQAPSTPGPSGCGPVPVAVPVVAVPGPGVAAALPNGAPPGPPVADDSKTNLIVNYLPQSMSQEELRSLFGSLGDIESCKLVRDKVTGQSLGYGFVNYVEAGDADKAISTLNGLKLQTKTIKVSYARPSSASIRDANLYVSGLPKAMGQKEMEQLFSQYGRIITSRILIDQVTGVSRGVGFIRFDKRVEAEEAVRGLHGQKPLGAAEPITVKFANSPGQKSGGALLSLCPSTRRYGALHHPPQRFRLDNLLNVAYGVKRFSPLAIEAVPGLAGVGLGAPGAGWCIFVYNLAPEADESVLWQLFGPFGAVTNVKVIRDFATNKCKGFGFVTMTNYEEAAMAIASLNGYRLGDRVLQVSFKTSKQHKA
- the ZNF653 gene encoding zinc finger protein 653, producing MSAAERGPAPGGGGSPGPGGGPGRGSAAEPGGGGGRKARGRPRLTESDRARRRLESRKKYDVRRVYLGEAHGPWVDLRRRSGWSDAKLAAYLLGLERGQRAGRRGKPWEQIPKKPKRKKRRRRNVNCLRHAVIWYEDHRQRCPYEPRLAELDPSVGLYTTAVWQCERGHRYFQDLHSPLRPLSDSDGDTAPGSSSSSSGGCSSGSEATPGGAPSMPGGVAVPPPGAPGPPEGAVEGRGAALEAVVCVPLPLPLRLGAGRGTLTEAGPPTLLQGPPLLILASPGYDALGGLQLDVAGDEVPCALLEGGGAFPHPPWTPTSLRQEDEVLGLKQEEVPLPAAEPPPQPPPEPPGSRDVSAIIYEIPKEPERRRRSRRGRAPPPDPEELPEPIACPYAGCGQVYVALSSFQNHVNLVHRKGRTQQCPQPGCGKRFYLANHLRRHMVIHSGVREFTCETCGKSFKRKNHLEVHRRTHTGETPPRCELCGYRCRQRASLTWHMRRHGAPPALRPFPCERCGRRFERPEGLKFHALKSHPEPRGT
- the ELAVL3 gene encoding ELAV-like protein 3 isoform X3 codes for the protein MVTILSTVEAQAPSTPGPSGCGPVPVAVPVVAVPGPGVAAALPNGAPPGPPVADDSKTNLIVNYLPQSMSQEELRSLFGSLGDIESCKLVRDKVTGQSLGYGFVNYVEAGDADKAISTLNGLKLQTKTIKVSYARPSSASIRDANLYVSGLPKAMGQKEMEQLFSQYGRIITSRILIDQVTGVSRGVGFIRFDKRVEAEEAVRGLHGQKPLGAAEPITVKFANSPGQKSGGALLSLCPSTRRYGALHHPPQRFRLDNLLNVAYGVKRFSPLAIEAVPGLAGVGLGAPGAGWCIFVYNLAPEADESVLWQLFGPFGAVTNVKVIRDFATNKCKGFGFVTMTNYEEAAMAIASLNGYRLGDRVLQVSFKTSKQHKA